The genomic stretch TCGTTTCAAGCGTAGTTGCTTAATGTAAGCAACCGACAGCTTAAGTCTCGTTTACACCAGGTAACGTTTTGTCCATCGGCTAGATTCATTCTAAATTGTTTGTAAATTCACCGCGTAAACACATTGACAACCAAGTTGAAGCGACTTGCGATCGTTGGTCGGGACGAAACCCACTCGTCGTTCATATTTTTGGTCGAACGACCTGGTAGTTACTTGATGTACATGTGACTCGAAGCTTCGCCAAATTCGAAGAATCTAAGATCGTCGGATGAAAAGTTACCTAATGCAGTTAAGGGGTTTTAAAAAACGAAACATTTGTAAGGTCATGTAATGTATTGACGGTGGCAACGTCAGCGTCGACGACGGCGTCGACGTGAGCGTTGTATGTCGCGGTCGGATCACAGCAAACTGAGTTTCGCGATGATAATAGCAGGGCCAAGCAGGGGGACGCGAGCCCTTCGTGAATAGAAGACGGAGTATCGATTCATAAGTACAATAAGACAAAAGTACAGATTCGTTGAAGAGGGCGATCAGATAACGATTTGTTCCGTGAACAACGTGGATGGTGTACAAGGCACGGCGCCCACGTTGGCTACCGCGTATCCGGCAACGAGCCGGAAAAAGATCGATACGCGTTCATCGTAATGTACTTAGGCGAGGCAAGACATACATGACATGTACCTTGTTGCGTATCGCTGGTTGGCTATATcggtatgtacatatgtagccAACGGTGGAAATAGGATAGGTAGCGCGCCGCGTACGAGTCTAACACGCTCTCACGTCCCGTGTGTCTATTGATTTCAGCGATTTCGGCAATTCCGAAAATAGTCTGCGAAACGATCCACGCCCTGGAGCTACACGATGAGACGCCGTCGTGGAAGATCATGGACAATAAGGGACGAGTCACGGTGGTGCTGCACTGGGATCAGCGTTCATCGACGTCGTCGCAGGCGCAGCAACAGCAGAAGGGTCAAGATGTGCAGGCCTCCAAGTATTCGCCGACTAAGAAAACCGACCTGAGCGGTAGTCAACGGCCGCCCTTGGTCATCCAGACCAGCCTGGACAAGCTCAACTATGCAGGGAAGCTGGGTCATCTGGCGGCAGAAGTTGGTCCTAGCCGTTACACCAGCCCCCATATCACTGTGATAAATCATGACGACATGGTACGAGATCGTGACTATCTTTTTTATCTCGAGCTCTCTTTTCACTCTGTAGAACCGATTCACGCGAGGTTTCCGGGTAACGAGTCGATTTCGATGGCGCAGGAGACACCGAGCGCCAATGTCACGTTCCATGGAGATCCAGGACGCTGTTAAGCTGCACGATTCGAGCCCGGAAGCCTCGAACGCGTCGAGTCGCGGTCGCGTCTACCGACGTCGATACACACACAGTAGTAGCCTCGAGAAATCCTCGAATCTTCGATCTATTCAAACGATTAAAACCGCCGTGGTAAcgacagcagcagcagcagcagcagcagcagccgcAGCTGCAGCCGCAGCCTCAGCCACAGCCTCACGGGATCCCAGGCCGTCTGGTGAAGCAGGGTACCAACTCGTTCGACAGCACCACCATCCATATCCACACGCCGGAATGCTCGAACCATATTCATCAGCCGGTAGCGAGGAACGGGAGCCCTGTCAACGGAGCGGACGGCGGTGCCAGCGGAGAATGCGACTTCCATTGCTGTGCCCTGCACGAGGAGGGCCGTAGAATCGCGGTGCACAAGTCGGTGGCTACATCGCCGATCCAGGATGCCCAGCATCAGCAGTATCAGCAACAGCATCATCATCCGCATccgcagcagcagcaacaacaaacGCAGACTCAAACGCCCTCGCCTCAACCACCTTCTTCTCTGTCGGACGGGACAAGACGAGCGGGCCTGAGCAAAGGTCACGTGAGATTCTGCGACACCGCGGACGAGGAGTCGAGCTCCCGACTTGCCGGCAACTCGGCTGCTAGCTTTCATCTTCATCATCATCACAATCATCATCAGGAGCACGACAGCTCCGAATCCGAGACCGAGAACACGATCATGGAGGACGAGATCGTGACCTCGGAGAAATTTTTACTGCTCATCGATCAGCTCACCGTAGACCAGAAGCACTTAAGCATCAAGGACATCGGTATCATCCTCGAACGGCTCAGCTCGAAGATCCTCGATGTAGAGCGGCTCGACCGCGAGAGCGAGAGCGAGGAGTGTTACAACTGGACGATTAAGGCTATTATTAGGGGAGACGTGTTGCGGGAGCTCGGAGTTATTTACAATGGAAATTATTACGCGATCTCGGAGCATCCTGGATATAAAGAGGAATCGGAGGAAAATAACGAGGATaacgaggaggaggaggaggatagACTTTAATATGATGCTGTTTTactagatagatagatagatagatagatagatagatagatagatagatagatagatagatagatagatagatagatagataggtaggtaggtaggtaggtagataggtagataaatagatagatagatagatagatagatagatagattatACACCTATTAatggttattattaatatagtaCGTATCGAGCTGCAGGGAGGGGGAAACGTTTAAAAGGGCAAAGAACGCGTATGAAAAACACGGGAAATGGAGAAAGGTTGAATCGGCGGAGGGTCGAACGCACGAACATTCTCAGATTTTTTGATAGAAAATCGGGGGTGGGTAGGAAGGCCGGGGATGACGGTAAACGAGCGGCAAAACGTgatttttttcaaaatgttttcatAATAAAACGAAGGTCgcgttataataaaaaaaaaagaaaaaaaatcgtaCGATACCTTGTAAACTTAGTTCTAAAAACGGTTGTTGAAATATGTACTTATTAAATAGTATATATACTTGTAGGAAACATTTTTGGGATTACGGACGTTGATTCCGTAACCGTCCACAACACTGCcctatctaaaaaataaaaaaaaagcaaaaaaaaaaaaaaaaaaaattgagagGTAGAGAAAGGAAAGGAGGGGAATAAGAGGAGAACGAAACAAGATAGAGGCTCGATCTGTTTGTGGCTGTCTGTCGAACTGTTCTGCGTTGTTTTTCGTCCCGCTCGATCTACGACGACGAACCGACGGAAACTAGAACCGAACTCTCGATTGAACGTCGCGAAACACAAATATGTAGAGAGCAAAAGAGAGGCACAGAGAtagacagatagatagatagatagataaatgaGAGAGGCAGAGAGTAGAACGACTACACACGATGATCATGAACGGCCAAAAATTCGTCTCTGATTTGGCGTGGAAAACGCGCCGTATCATTGAAAAGAAGAATGTAGATCCAGCAGAAAAAGGcacaagaaagagagagagaaagatgaaaaagaaagaggatatGTACACGTCGATTTATTTGTCGTTTGTCGCCGACGTAAATTCTCCTAAGATTCACGGGCTTAAATCGTGCTTTGCGTAGCAAGAGTCCCTTGCAGTCGGAATCGGACATTCCACTTTGCCAAAGGATTCTCGTTCCCCTTCGATCGTCAGAAGCGCGAGCCGTTTCAATCGAAAGTCAAGCTACAGATAGCCTCGAGAGTTTCGTTCGAAGCAGATcgtttgaaatgaaaattttgttcCTTGTCAGTTTGTAAGAAACGAATTAAATCAACTGCCCGGCTCTCGCTATGTATAACACACGGTGCACGTACTACGACATGCGACGCGTTGTTTCATTCACGTACGTTACACACCATACATTATACATGCACATACACATAGAGACATATGAAATACAGTTGTCTAACACACAGAGAATCACAGAGAACACATGCACGCGATACGGTATATAGGGAATACGGAAGACCTCATTCAGGATTTACGTTAGCGATTACGCTACGATAAGTGATACCGATATATAAGAGAATTAGTCGCGCCACGGACAAGTTTATCCGGCGTACTCCGTGAAACTttgcaattttaatatatttctattgtaaGTATACTTGACACTGCGAACGAGGACACGacgaaaaatattcgataacGTATGTAGCGAAGGCGTCGTGCAAAGAAATCACACTTTATACAtaaagtgtgtgtgtgtgtgtgtgtacacacacacacacacacacgcacacacacacgcacacacacacgaaTATATACCTAAATTACTGCTCCGTAAAGAGAGCTTGGTGCTCGGGATAAGAACCAACGGGGTAAAATTGCACGTGTGTGTACGTTGCATAGAAAGAACAACGTTCGGTTCAGTTCGTTTGGTTTTCCGGATGAGAGCAGTTTCCTTGTGGCATGGTCTTCGCGTACCTCGTTCCGTCCTCGATTTTCTCGCGCGTTACGTTTCTCGTATCGACTAGGGGGCTGGATGCGAGGGAAACTCGACCGAACGAGGAAGACGAAGCGTGAAGGTACGAAAGGCAACGAGGATGAACGAAACAGCGAGAGAGAACAAGTTCGAATGCGCGCCTGTGCGAATCTTTCGTTATGCGAGAACGAATGCGTGTCTGAAAGAACGGAACGAGAAGAccaagaagagagagagagagagagagagagagagagagagagagagaaagagtgagagagtgagagaggaaAAGTGCGAGGATGGGTatagaaaaaaagggaaagatgAAGAGAGAACGAGGTAAAACGAAGCACGTCTTTTGTTGTGCGAAATGTCACTTCTCTTCTCGTGCCGACggatgttctttttttttcgaccGATTCAGTGGAACAGAGTGTGTTACATGTGCTTTTATGAATTTAACGCTACACGACTTGTGCATCTCCCGAGGGATGTTTCTACCGTTCAGAACCCGTTTGCAGGTTTTTTCGTATCGTAGTGTcactttaaatattaataaataaatgaattattaaaactgAATAAACAAACggataaataaatgaatgaataaaacaatgagaataataaaaatataataataataataataataataataataataataataacaacaacaacaacaacaataataataataataataataataataataaaagggaataaaaagattgttataagttgtaactgTTGTTTTTGGTATAATGCAGGTACTATATACCCGTTGAAAACGAACATGGGGCCTCCGTCATTCATTTACGCAGCCTTCATCCTTAAATCCTTCGCGCGCTACGAGGCACACAC from Bombus terrestris chromosome 16, iyBomTerr1.2, whole genome shotgun sequence encodes the following:
- the LOC100644381 gene encoding basic-leucine zipper transcription factor A isoform X5, with translation MAREELRSKRPFKIWDSWRNVRKGLCVSNFEELIHQGKEKLGVPQNENVSVVLESDGTQVEDGEYFKTLANNTILLLLRHGERWCPTGVDIIRAAISAIPKIVCETIHALELHDETPSWKIMDNKGRVTVVLHWDQRSSTSSQAQQQQKGQDVQASKYSPTKKTDLSGSQRPPLVIQTSLDKLNYAGKLGHLAAEVGPSRYTSPHITVINHDDMQQQQQPQLQPQPQPQPHGIPGRLVKQGTNSFDSTTIHIHTPECSNHIHQPVARNGSPVNGADGGASGECDFHCCALHEEGRRIAVHKSVATSPIQDAQHQQYQQQHHHPHPQQQQQQTQTQTPSPQPPSSLSDGTRRAGLSKGHVRFCDTADEESSSRLAGNSAASFHLHHHHNHHQEHDSSESETENTIMEDEIVTSEKFLLLIDQLTVDQKHLSIKDIGIILERLSSKILDVERLDRESESEECYNWTIKAIIRGDVLRELGVIYNGNYYAISEHPGYKEESEENNEDNEEEEEDRL
- the LOC100644381 gene encoding basic-leucine zipper transcription factor A isoform X1, which produces MAREELRSKRPFKIWDSWRNVRKGLCVSNFEELIHQGKEKLGVPQNENVSVVLESDGTQVEDGEYFKTLANNTILLLLRHGERWCPTGVDIIRAAISAIPKIVCETIHALELHDETPSWKIMDNKGRVTVVLHWDQRSSTSSQAQQQQKGQDVQASKYSPTKKTDLSGSQRPPLVIQTSLDKLNYAGKLGHLAAEVGPSRYTSPHITVINHDDMQQQQQQQQPQLQPQPQPQPHGIPGRLVKQGTNSFDSTTIHIHTPECSNHIHQPVARNGSPVNGADGGASGECDFHCCALHEEGRRIAVHKSVATSPIQDAQHQQYQQQHHHPHPQQQQQQTQTQTPSPQPPSSLSDGTRRAGLSKGHVRFCDTADEESSSRLAGNSAASFHLHHHHNHHQEHDSSESETENTIMEDEIVTSEKFLLLIDQLTVDQKHLSIKDIGIILERLSSKILDVERLDRESESEECYNWTIKAIIRGDVLRELGVIYNGNYYAISEHPGYKEESEENNEDNEEEEEDRL
- the LOC100644381 gene encoding basic-leucine zipper transcription factor A isoform X2, which translates into the protein MAREELRSKRPFKIWDSWRNVRKGLCVSNFEELIHQGKEKLGVPQNENVSVVLESDGTQVEDGEYFKTLANNTILLLLRHGERWCPTGVDIIRAAISAIPKIVCETIHALELHDETPSWKIMDNKGRVTVVLHWDQRSSTSSQAQQQQKGQDVQASKYSPTKKTDLSGSQRPPLVIQTSLDKLNYAGKLGHLAAEVGPSRYTSPHITVINHDDMQQQQQQQPQLQPQPQPQPHGIPGRLVKQGTNSFDSTTIHIHTPECSNHIHQPVARNGSPVNGADGGASGECDFHCCALHEEGRRIAVHKSVATSPIQDAQHQQYQQQHHHPHPQQQQQQTQTQTPSPQPPSSLSDGTRRAGLSKGHVRFCDTADEESSSRLAGNSAASFHLHHHHNHHQEHDSSESETENTIMEDEIVTSEKFLLLIDQLTVDQKHLSIKDIGIILERLSSKILDVERLDRESESEECYNWTIKAIIRGDVLRELGVIYNGNYYAISEHPGYKEESEENNEDNEEEEEDRL
- the LOC100644381 gene encoding basic-leucine zipper transcription factor A isoform X3, encoding MKLELRSKRPFKIWDSWRNVRKGLCVSNFEELIHQGKEKLGVPQNENVSVVLESDGTQVEDGEYFKTLANNTILLLLRHGERWCPTGVDIIRAAISAIPKIVCETIHALELHDETPSWKIMDNKGRVTVVLHWDQRSSTSSQAQQQQKGQDVQASKYSPTKKTDLSGSQRPPLVIQTSLDKLNYAGKLGHLAAEVGPSRYTSPHITVINHDDMQQQQQQQQPQLQPQPQPQPHGIPGRLVKQGTNSFDSTTIHIHTPECSNHIHQPVARNGSPVNGADGGASGECDFHCCALHEEGRRIAVHKSVATSPIQDAQHQQYQQQHHHPHPQQQQQQTQTQTPSPQPPSSLSDGTRRAGLSKGHVRFCDTADEESSSRLAGNSAASFHLHHHHNHHQEHDSSESETENTIMEDEIVTSEKFLLLIDQLTVDQKHLSIKDIGIILERLSSKILDVERLDRESESEECYNWTIKAIIRGDVLRELGVIYNGNYYAISEHPGYKEESEENNEDNEEEEEDRL
- the LOC100644381 gene encoding basic-leucine zipper transcription factor A isoform X4; this translates as MAREELRSKRPFKIWDSWRNVRKGLCVSNFEELIHQGKEKLGVPQNENVSVVLESDGTQVEDGEYFKTLANNTILLLLRHGERWCPTGVDIIRAAISAIPKIVCETIHALELHDETPSWKIMDNKGRVTVVLHWDQRSSTSSQAQQQQKGQDVQASKYSPTKKTDLSGSQRPPLVIQTSLDKLNYAGKLGHLAAEVGPSRYTSPHITVINHDDMQQQQQQPQLQPQPQPQPHGIPGRLVKQGTNSFDSTTIHIHTPECSNHIHQPVARNGSPVNGADGGASGECDFHCCALHEEGRRIAVHKSVATSPIQDAQHQQYQQQHHHPHPQQQQQQTQTQTPSPQPPSSLSDGTRRAGLSKGHVRFCDTADEESSSRLAGNSAASFHLHHHHNHHQEHDSSESETENTIMEDEIVTSEKFLLLIDQLTVDQKHLSIKDIGIILERLSSKILDVERLDRESESEECYNWTIKAIIRGDVLRELGVIYNGNYYAISEHPGYKEESEENNEDNEEEEEDRL